The following are encoded in a window of Megalobrama amblycephala isolate DHTTF-2021 linkage group LG19, ASM1881202v1, whole genome shotgun sequence genomic DNA:
- the ppp1r13l gene encoding relA-associated inhibitor isoform X1 — MNSQGSFGSNFLFQSINDELSASLATADELSREFSSLLSEATPVVQTTTAQSSDPKPQSSSNGNSSLYSANKNGNENIKTSVPFPQSTTSSQSLDSTSSRKESNLDSPPAFMMRSSSSAPSLDNMKFRPSSPGPLIQQRSPFMQRKDVSDSRYSIDQKTPPNMSPNTMRRTTQMPVRPQDRSPRGSLSYGELSPLSSPTYDTKTSRNLLQPSASLSPMHRSPRLDRAPSPQPFIQPSANTLPRNFQPFRPLEEGMQRQKNPSKWNETDLDVSYERKPHNTYDKNDWIRPSVPNSNWKESNLDAPPSVKDTVPRSLPSSHSSLPRNTRISVPPDLTSSGSSPYAPQPIISRIAIPPVSSGNRQHKPIPLSVIMRLQNPYYAAAARRCPLGPMGEPQQGIFQQNLPLPREYMRQNQTPQPQQAQRQPPYYKEVLHPGDVDAEIEKQDTSKTEGSVYMKPDEEAKVEDSEMPPRPLSPTRLQPVVAPQAELGTDLDELMRIRAEFPRALKRRGSVDVPQTLHNMPISQSNHYKQMMNKLFRRKTIRIKEEPAAESGSSSDGEESTKSPVTVDPIPITEIQVSPQQKGIHSILRKGSKGNKSASRRAHLSPLVLMLDGSLVGELETVQRAAQEMSDPSQSNDEGITALHNAICGGHYPVVEFLVRIGANVSAPDSHGWTPLHCAASCNDRKMCEFLVRNGAAVMAVTDSDGATASQKCDPYAEGFEECESFLRGVEEAMGVENSGVVYALWGYPAQAPDELSFKEGDMVTILQKPEGVDWWWASLCGREGFVPNNYFGLFPKVRPKSLC; from the exons ATGAACTCCCAGGGCAGCTTTGGCAGCAACTTCTTGT TTCAGTCCATCAACGATGAACTGAGCGCATCTTTGGCCACAGCGGATGAACTGTCACGGGAGTTCAGCTCTCTCTTGTCGGAAGCCACTCCTGTTGTGCAAACCACTACAGCACAG AGTTCTGACCCCAAACCCCAGAGCAGCAGCAATGGCAACAGCAGTTTGTACAGCGCAAACAAGAATGGAAATGAGAACATCAAGACAAGTGTCCCCTTCCCCCAGAGCACCACGAGCAGCCAGAGCTTAGACTCCACCAGCAGCAGGAAAGAATCCAACCTGGACAGTCCTCCTGCCTTCATGATGCGATCTTCATCTTCTGCACCTAGCCTAGACAACATGAAATTTAGGCCTTCATCTCCCGGTCCTTTAATCCAGCAGCGCTCCCCTTTCATGCAACGTAAAGACGTCTCAGATTCCCGATATTCCATCGATCAAAAGACACCCCCTAATATGTCTCCAAATACGATGAGACGAACGACACAGATGCCGGTGAGGCCGCAAGATCGAAGCCCGAGAGGATCGTTGAGCTATGGGGAACTGTCGCCCTTATCCAGCCCTACATACGACACCAAAACATCTCGCAACTTGCTTCAGCCCTCAGCTAGCTTGTCTCCGATGCACAGGTCACCAAGGTTGGATCGAGCTCCTTCCCCTCAGCCTTTTATTCAACCATCAGCCAATACTCTACCACGCAACTTCCAGCCATTCAGACCATTAG AGGAGGGAATGCAGAGGCAGAAGAACCCCTCCAAGTGGAACGAAACAGATCTGGATGTATCTTACGAGAGAAAGCCTCACAACACCTATGATA AGAATGATTGGATCAGACCATCTGTACCCAACAGCAACTGGAAAGAATCGAACCTGGATGCACCTCCTTCCGTCAAG GATACTGTTCCCCGTTCACTTCCATCATCTCACAGCTCGCTCCCGAGGAACACTCGTATCTCAGTGCCCCCTGACCTCACCTCAAGCGGCAGTTCACCTTACGCCCCTCAGCCAATCATTTCCCGTATCGCCATTCCACCTGTGAGCTCTGGAAATCGTCAGCACAAGCCCATCCCGCTTTCTGTCATCATGAGGCTTCAAAACCCCTACTATGCTGCAGCTGCCAGAAGATGCCCCCTTGGCCCAATGGGAGAGCCACAGCAAGGAATTTTCCAACAAAACCTTCCCCTGCCCAGAGAATACATGCGGCAAAATCAGACACCTCAACCTCAGCAAGCTCAAAGACAGCCTCCCTACTATAAAGAAG TACTCCACCCTGGAGATGTTGATGCTGAGATTGAGAAACAAGACACAAGTAAAACCGAAGGCTCTGTGTACATGAAACCAGATGAAGAGGCTAAAGTGGAGGATTCAGAGATGCCTCCTCGCCCTCTCAGCCCCACACGTCTGCAGCCCGTAGTGGCTCCGCAGGCAGAGTTGGGCACGGACCTAGACGAATTGATGCGCATTCGAGCCGAGTTCCCCAGGGCCCTGAAGAGACGCGGCTCAGTCGATGTCCCCCAGACTCTGCATAACATGCCCATTTCCCAGTCCAACCATTACAAGCAGATGATGAATAAACTGTTTCGCAGGAAGACCATCCGCATCAAGGAAGAACCAGCTGCTGAAAGTGGCAGCTCTTCAGATGGAGAAGAGAGTACCAAGTCTCCTGTGACAGTAGATCCAATACCAATCACAGAGATACAGGTCTCTCCTCAACAGAAG GGTATTCACTCAATCTTACGGAAGGGCAGCAAAGGCAATAAATCCGCCAGCCGTAGAGCTCACTTGAGCCCACTGGTTCTGATGTTGGATGGGTCCTTAGTAGGAGAGCTGGAAACTGTACAGAGGGCTGCACAGGAG ATGAGTGACCCAAGCCAGTCTAATGATGAAGGCATCACAGCCCTTCACAATGCCATATGCGGTGGACACTACCCAGTGGTGGAGTTCCTGGTGCGGATAGGGGCTAACGTTAGTGCTCCGGACAGTCACGGATG GACACCACTGCACTGTGCTGCATCCTGTAATGACCGTAAAATGTGTGAGTTTCTGGTTCGGAACGGAGCAGCAGTGATGGCCGTAACGGACAGCGATGGGGCCACAGCATCACAGAAGTGTGACCCATACGCTGAGGGCTTCGAGGAGTGTGAGAGCTTCCTGAGAG gTGTTGAGGAAGCGATGGGCGTAGAGAACAGTGGGGTTGTGTACGCTCTATGGGGATATCCTGCCCAGGCTCCAGATGAACTGAGCTTCAAAGAAGGAGACATGGTGACCATCCTGCAGAAGCCTGAGGGGGTGGACTGGTGGTGGGCTTCACTGTGTGGCAGAGAGGGCTTCGTACCAAACAACTACTTTGGG CTTTTTCCAAAAGTGCGGCCAAAGTCACTCTGCTGA
- the ppp1r13l gene encoding relA-associated inhibitor isoform X2 — MNSQGSFGSNFLFQSINDELSASLATADELSREFSSLLSEATPVVQTTTAQSSDPKPQSSSNGNSSLYSANKNGNENIKTSVPFPQSTTSSQSLDSTSSRKESNLDSPPAFMMRSSSSAPSLDNMKFRPSSPGPLIQQRSPFMQRKDVSDSRYSIDQKTPPNMSPNTMRRTTQMPVRPQDRSPRGSLSYGELSPLSSPTYDTKTSRNLLQPSASLSPMHRSPRLDRAPSPQPFIQPSANTLPRNFQPFRPLEEGMQRQKNPSKWNETDLDVSYERKPHNTYDKNDWIRPSVPNSNWKESNLDAPPSVKDTVPRSLPSSHSSLPRNTRISVPPDLTSSGSSPYAPQPIISRIAIPPVSSGNRQHKPIPLSVIMRLQNPYYAAAARRCPLGPMGEPQQGIFQQNLPLPREYMRQNQTPQPQQAQRQPPYYKEVLHPGDVDAEIEKQDTSKTEGSVYMKPDEEAKVEDSEMPPRPLSPTRLQPVVAPQAELGTDLDELMRIRAEFPRALKRRGSVDVPQTLHNMPISQSNHYKQMMNKLFRRKTIRIKEEPAAESGSSSDGEESTKSPVTVDPIPITEIQVSPQQKGIHSILRKGSKGNKSASRRAHLSPLVLMLDGSLVGELETVQRAAQEMSDPSQSNDEGITALHNAICGGHYPVVEFLVRIGANVSAPDSHGWTPLHCAASCNDRKMCEFLVRNGAAVMAVTDSDGATASQKCDPYAEGFEECESFLRGVEEAMGVENSGVVYALWGYPAQAPDELSFKEGDMVTILQKPEGVDWWWASLCGREGFVPNNYFGLTQHMTGSLL; from the exons ATGAACTCCCAGGGCAGCTTTGGCAGCAACTTCTTGT TTCAGTCCATCAACGATGAACTGAGCGCATCTTTGGCCACAGCGGATGAACTGTCACGGGAGTTCAGCTCTCTCTTGTCGGAAGCCACTCCTGTTGTGCAAACCACTACAGCACAG AGTTCTGACCCCAAACCCCAGAGCAGCAGCAATGGCAACAGCAGTTTGTACAGCGCAAACAAGAATGGAAATGAGAACATCAAGACAAGTGTCCCCTTCCCCCAGAGCACCACGAGCAGCCAGAGCTTAGACTCCACCAGCAGCAGGAAAGAATCCAACCTGGACAGTCCTCCTGCCTTCATGATGCGATCTTCATCTTCTGCACCTAGCCTAGACAACATGAAATTTAGGCCTTCATCTCCCGGTCCTTTAATCCAGCAGCGCTCCCCTTTCATGCAACGTAAAGACGTCTCAGATTCCCGATATTCCATCGATCAAAAGACACCCCCTAATATGTCTCCAAATACGATGAGACGAACGACACAGATGCCGGTGAGGCCGCAAGATCGAAGCCCGAGAGGATCGTTGAGCTATGGGGAACTGTCGCCCTTATCCAGCCCTACATACGACACCAAAACATCTCGCAACTTGCTTCAGCCCTCAGCTAGCTTGTCTCCGATGCACAGGTCACCAAGGTTGGATCGAGCTCCTTCCCCTCAGCCTTTTATTCAACCATCAGCCAATACTCTACCACGCAACTTCCAGCCATTCAGACCATTAG AGGAGGGAATGCAGAGGCAGAAGAACCCCTCCAAGTGGAACGAAACAGATCTGGATGTATCTTACGAGAGAAAGCCTCACAACACCTATGATA AGAATGATTGGATCAGACCATCTGTACCCAACAGCAACTGGAAAGAATCGAACCTGGATGCACCTCCTTCCGTCAAG GATACTGTTCCCCGTTCACTTCCATCATCTCACAGCTCGCTCCCGAGGAACACTCGTATCTCAGTGCCCCCTGACCTCACCTCAAGCGGCAGTTCACCTTACGCCCCTCAGCCAATCATTTCCCGTATCGCCATTCCACCTGTGAGCTCTGGAAATCGTCAGCACAAGCCCATCCCGCTTTCTGTCATCATGAGGCTTCAAAACCCCTACTATGCTGCAGCTGCCAGAAGATGCCCCCTTGGCCCAATGGGAGAGCCACAGCAAGGAATTTTCCAACAAAACCTTCCCCTGCCCAGAGAATACATGCGGCAAAATCAGACACCTCAACCTCAGCAAGCTCAAAGACAGCCTCCCTACTATAAAGAAG TACTCCACCCTGGAGATGTTGATGCTGAGATTGAGAAACAAGACACAAGTAAAACCGAAGGCTCTGTGTACATGAAACCAGATGAAGAGGCTAAAGTGGAGGATTCAGAGATGCCTCCTCGCCCTCTCAGCCCCACACGTCTGCAGCCCGTAGTGGCTCCGCAGGCAGAGTTGGGCACGGACCTAGACGAATTGATGCGCATTCGAGCCGAGTTCCCCAGGGCCCTGAAGAGACGCGGCTCAGTCGATGTCCCCCAGACTCTGCATAACATGCCCATTTCCCAGTCCAACCATTACAAGCAGATGATGAATAAACTGTTTCGCAGGAAGACCATCCGCATCAAGGAAGAACCAGCTGCTGAAAGTGGCAGCTCTTCAGATGGAGAAGAGAGTACCAAGTCTCCTGTGACAGTAGATCCAATACCAATCACAGAGATACAGGTCTCTCCTCAACAGAAG GGTATTCACTCAATCTTACGGAAGGGCAGCAAAGGCAATAAATCCGCCAGCCGTAGAGCTCACTTGAGCCCACTGGTTCTGATGTTGGATGGGTCCTTAGTAGGAGAGCTGGAAACTGTACAGAGGGCTGCACAGGAG ATGAGTGACCCAAGCCAGTCTAATGATGAAGGCATCACAGCCCTTCACAATGCCATATGCGGTGGACACTACCCAGTGGTGGAGTTCCTGGTGCGGATAGGGGCTAACGTTAGTGCTCCGGACAGTCACGGATG GACACCACTGCACTGTGCTGCATCCTGTAATGACCGTAAAATGTGTGAGTTTCTGGTTCGGAACGGAGCAGCAGTGATGGCCGTAACGGACAGCGATGGGGCCACAGCATCACAGAAGTGTGACCCATACGCTGAGGGCTTCGAGGAGTGTGAGAGCTTCCTGAGAG gTGTTGAGGAAGCGATGGGCGTAGAGAACAGTGGGGTTGTGTACGCTCTATGGGGATATCCTGCCCAGGCTCCAGATGAACTGAGCTTCAAAGAAGGAGACATGGTGACCATCCTGCAGAAGCCTGAGGGGGTGGACTGGTGGTGGGCTTCACTGTGTGGCAGAGAGGGCTTCGTACCAAACAACTACTTTGGG TTAACCCAACACATGACTGGCAGTCTTCTGTAG